Sequence from the Plasmodium yoelii strain 17X genome assembly, chromosome: 10 genome:
ACCCAAATAACCCAAATACacacaataaatatatgagcTATATTAGGCATTCTCGACATCATTCCTTTcctcaaaaaataaacaaacgAATACATAATACAAAAATCCTGTAAATTGTtgacaaaaatatttaaaaatatatgtcttatgcaaccaaaataatttaatataatttttcatcgTTTTTCTTAAATCgttcaattttttatgcTTTTACATTTTCTTAGTTATTAAGTTCATTCCGATTATATACTACCATTTTAAGATTTTAAATTTACACAttatatgtgcatatttacatttttattttttaagaatactttttttaaaaaatataatatttattttccttcCTAATGCAATATCAcctcatatattaattacatAGACAAAgcttttatttaatttatttcttgaaacaattttatacaaaattacTTTTTGAGAAAAATGGTGGCAAATACATTTGTATCATTATTGTtagtatgttttttttttgtcttttgtttaacaaataataatacattggCATTATCAAATGcagataaaaattataaaaatggcaaaaatatatatcctaTAAACtcagaaaataataaattttcaaatgaaaaaaatggaatcAAACAACTAAAGAATTCAAATTTGATTGTTGCACTAGATCAAATTAAAAGGATATCCGAAggcacaaatataaaaaatgcagTTAAAACCTTTCTTATAAAAAATCCCACATTAAGTGTTATAATGTTGCTCATCATATCGGTAGTAATAGGATTTGTAACACATAAAGTAGCGTTAAATACATTACAAAGGGAAATTTGCTTTGGTAGTCCTTCTGACGATGGTATAGCCAATGCTATCAAGGATAATATCATAAACAGAATTATAGAAATAGTTGCTAGTGAGACTAAAGAAAGTGAATCAGATGAAGCtagagaaaataaaataaacgaaCTAAATGAAGCAAATCAACTTAAATGAATCAGGAAAAACCAACGTACTCATTTTCATTAACACCACACTTAATGGTACCCTAAAACGATTCAAATAGCAGAAGCAATGAATATGTTGAGGAAAGGAATGTCCATTTTCGTGCCAGATacaagatatatatatagtaatacCGTATTGCAAATTatgatttatatacttttatatatcataaatgAATAATCTGTGCTTTTTCCTAATAGTTACATATATAGAGATCAATTGTGTTCATTGTGTTTATGTCTATATGTACATAACCATACACCTTCTTCTATTTTTaagatattataaaataaaatggcaCATTATGATATAACTTgataaagtaaaataaaaaatataaaataggAAATTGTGTGTACTCAATAGTGGCATGCTCAATAACATGGAGCAGCAAAGACAAAAATTAACACCATAAATTttaatgtattataaataaaactaataaagcaaaatattaaataaatgtttcttttacatataatattattcttTCTAATCTCTTTGTAAGCAAAATGACGATAGCGATGCTTTTTATACCTAGTTATAAAACTAGTAATAGtgattatattttctcttttttctttaaaaaaaataaataaaaagtaaCTTATATTAAACTTTGAATTATCAcgcatttttataaaataaataaaaacatactAAGTATTAGAATAAATTACTCTCATGTccataatttatattcttatttatatatttttttgattctCCATAATAATGACATATGGATATAAAAACAAAGTTTTATAAgtgaaataaatttaataaaataaaaaaataaaaataaaaaataaacaccTTTTGTAGTAACTTTTGGAAAAAATaggaatatattttccataaTTAAAGAACAGATAATCGGCTTAAATTTACAGAGAAATGTTCTTGTTTCgtattctcattttttttgaatattccGGTGTACATTAATATCATAGATTtatttacaaataataaaaaaaattaataatatttttgatttttatgatttttataatttttattcatatatctttttttaaatatttaaaatatattttttcttatcaTTAATTAATTCTATAAATTTATTGTATCCATTTTCATGAacatttaattttgtattattattatatattagctttaatataaataaaagtaaatatATCAGAttcttgatttttttttcaccgaaatatatatatgatattcATTTTAcccaaataaaatataccgaacataaatcatttttacttttaatatatacccAGAATTATTGATTAaggaatattatatatgtataatttccacataaatttataacttGATAAAATTAACACTATTTTTGCTTTCCCCTCGTATTCTACATACATCCAACAAAATGAAGGTATATACATACGTacatatatgtttatattaatCCCCCCatctatttattatttaccctATAAAATACTACTGTATTGGAGTTAttactatataaaaaatgagcaTATCACAAAATCAACCATTGAAAGGATAATTCCATATGCATCTATATATCTATGAGTCTATATCCGGAATGCTCATAAAGTTCACATTTAtagaatagtaataaaaggGGAATAAAAAAGGGGCATGTATTTTgacttttaaaaattgtattttttgtatatagtTGTTTTCAAAGAATACTTTGCATAAATATACACAACTATATTATCCATACATATTTCTTTAAAACtttcttaaattttttttatttgggtTTAGCCATGTGCACAAGTTTTAGTTGTACCATCACTAGAAGACAATTTTGCTTATGTTATCATCGATGAgtaagaatatttttttataaaaagaagatcaatttataaatagaaTGATAAACAAATACATGTGTTGTATTGtcttgttttattttatttgttatttatttaatttataatagaaaaacaaaaaaggcTGCATGTTTCGATCCAGTTGAACCAGACAAGGTAATGGCTATTTGATATTTACatctaaattatttttttgtttgatCCACcatttcatattttactatatataCTCTTTGTTCTTTCGATGCATGTAAAATATACATACTTATTTCTTATGAAAAATTcagattttaaaaaaaatagaaaactTAAATGTGGACTTAGAATATGCATTTTGCACTCATCATCATTATGACCATTCAGGTtagctaaaaaaaattattttcaaaattattttcaaaattattcgCAAACAAATATTATGTTTTTCGAATTTGTTTTGTGCccctatatatatgtatataacatcttttatgttattttttcatcaaaGGTGGAAATATAAGAATTAAGGAACTACATAAAAAGATAAAAGTTATTGGGTCAGCATATGAAACAACTCCAGGAGCAACTGAAAAAGCATATGACAGCCAAATTATTAGATTAGGTATATCtcaaaagataaaaatgcgAATATATGAGATAGTAGCACTAACATATTCATAGATAAATATACTATACTTTATTTGATAAAtgaaaaagtataataaaaactatgtgttaatatttatttttttattcattttaggAGAAATTTGCATAAAAGCTATTCATGCACCATGTCATACAAAAGGACACATGATGTATTAT
This genomic interval carries:
- a CDS encoding gametocyte-specific protein, putative — protein: MVANTFVSLLLVCFFFVFCLTNNNTLALSNADKNYKNGKNIYPINSENNKFSNEKNGIKQLKNSNLIVALDQIKRISEGTNIKNAVKTFLIKNPTLSVIMLLIISVVIGFVTHKVALNTLQREICFGSPSDDGIANAIKDNIINRIIEIVASETKESESDEARENKINELNEANQLK